Proteins co-encoded in one Lysobacter solisilvae genomic window:
- a CDS encoding NADH-quinone oxidoreductase subunit A produces the protein MLAEYLPTLLFLIVAGGIGVALLVVGRLLGPQRPTVEKLSPYECGFAAFEDARMQFDVRYYLIAILFIVFDLEIAFVFPWALVFRELGVFGLVEMGVFLALLVIGFVYVWKKGALEWE, from the coding sequence GTGCTGGCCGAATACCTGCCGACCCTGCTGTTCCTGATCGTCGCCGGCGGCATCGGCGTCGCCCTGCTGGTAGTGGGCCGTCTGCTCGGTCCGCAGCGCCCTACTGTCGAGAAGCTGTCGCCCTACGAGTGCGGTTTTGCCGCGTTCGAAGACGCGCGCATGCAGTTCGACGTGCGCTACTACCTCATCGCCATCCTGTTCATCGTCTTCGACCTGGAAATCGCCTTCGTCTTCCCCTGGGCGCTGGTGTTCCGGGAGCTGGGCGTGTTCGGCCTGGTGGAGATGGGCGTGTTCCTCGCGCTGCTGGTGATCGGTTTCGTCTACGTCTGGAAGAAGGGCGCGCTGGAATGGGAGTGA
- the secG gene encoding preprotein translocase subunit SecG has protein sequence MMLFLNVIYVLIAIAMIALILMQRGAGAQAGSGFGSGASGTVFGARGASNFLSKSTKWLAIAFFTISLFMAWQASVGNRPQAGAKPAGGLMSEIPAAPAQPASGSAVPSAPATAPAAAPAVPASAPATVPSAPVGEGAPAPAAQPAPASQDAPATTPPQG, from the coding sequence ATGATGTTGTTCCTCAACGTTATCTACGTGCTGATCGCAATCGCGATGATCGCGCTGATCCTGATGCAGCGCGGCGCTGGCGCCCAGGCCGGTTCCGGCTTCGGCAGCGGTGCGTCCGGCACGGTGTTCGGCGCGCGCGGCGCGTCGAACTTCCTGTCCAAGTCCACCAAGTGGCTGGCCATCGCGTTTTTCACCATCAGCCTCTTCATGGCCTGGCAGGCCAGCGTGGGCAACCGCCCGCAGGCCGGCGCCAAGCCCGCCGGTGGCCTGATGTCGGAAATCCCGGCCGCTCCGGCGCAGCCGGCGAGCGGTTCGGCCGTGCCTTCGGCACCGGCCACGGCGCCCGCAGCCGCGCCCGCAGTCCCGGCGAGCGCGCCGGCGACGGTGCCTTCGGCCCCGGTCGGTGAAGGCGCTCCCGCCCCCGCGGCGCAACCGGCTCCGGCTTCCCAGGACGCTCCGGCGACGACGCCCCCGCAGGGCTGA
- the tpiA gene encoding triose-phosphate isomerase, whose protein sequence is MRRKIAAGNWKLHGNRAFARELLDALIAAPAAPGVERIILPPLTYLGELVDRYGDKGLQFGAQDVSANQKGAYTGEVSAAMLVDVGAKYGLVGHSERRQYHRETSELVARKFFAAKEAGLTPILCIGETLRERDNGQTSWRIQEQLAPVFEQGGAQAFDGAILAYEPVWAIGTGKTATPEQAQEVHAFIRGEIAQHDARIAGLLPILYGGSVNADNAAALFSQPDVDGGLIGGASLVAAYFNAITAAAA, encoded by the coding sequence ATGCGCCGCAAGATCGCTGCCGGAAACTGGAAGCTGCATGGCAACCGCGCCTTTGCCCGCGAGCTGCTCGACGCGCTGATCGCGGCGCCGGCCGCCCCTGGCGTGGAGCGGATCATCCTGCCGCCGCTGACCTACCTGGGCGAGCTGGTGGATCGCTACGGCGACAAGGGGCTCCAGTTCGGCGCGCAGGACGTCAGCGCCAACCAGAAGGGCGCCTACACGGGCGAGGTGTCGGCCGCCATGCTGGTCGACGTGGGGGCCAAATACGGCCTGGTGGGCCATTCGGAACGCCGCCAGTACCACCGCGAGACCAGCGAGCTGGTCGCCCGGAAGTTCTTCGCCGCCAAGGAGGCGGGGCTGACGCCGATCCTGTGCATCGGCGAGACCCTGCGCGAGCGCGACAACGGACAGACCTCCTGGCGCATTCAGGAACAACTGGCCCCGGTGTTCGAGCAGGGCGGGGCGCAGGCGTTCGACGGAGCCATCCTGGCCTACGAGCCGGTATGGGCCATCGGCACCGGCAAAACCGCCACGCCGGAGCAGGCGCAGGAGGTCCACGCATTCATCCGTGGCGAAATCGCCCAGCACGATGCTAGAATCGCTGGCTTGCTGCCCATCCTGTATGGCGGCAGTGTCAACGCCGACAACGCCGCTGCGCTGTTTTCCCAGCCCGACGTCGATGGCGGCCTGATCGGCGGAGCCTCCCTGGTGGCCGCCTACTTCAATGCCATTACCGCTGCGGCGGCATAA
- a CDS encoding isopenicillin N synthase family dioxygenase: MASQIPTLDIRRFTHPSSRADREAFIAELGAAYREWGFAGIRHHGIGQSLIDGSYDVFKQFFALPDETKRKYHVAGGGGARGYTPFGIETAKDSKYFDLKEFWHVGREIPRDSKYADVMPPNLWPTEVPHFREMAYGLYDALDHLGSQVLAALALHIGLPEDYFADKTDSGNSILRPIHYPPITADDIPNVRAGAHEDINLITLLVGASSEGLEVKSRKGDWVPFTADADTIVVNIGDMLQRLTNHVYPSTTHRVVNPPGEKARLPRYSTPFFLHPNPDFLIDVLPSCITPDNPSRYPEPITAHGYLEERLAEIKLK, from the coding sequence ATGGCGTCGCAGATCCCGACCCTCGACATCCGCCGTTTCACCCATCCGTCCAGCCGCGCCGACCGTGAGGCCTTCATCGCCGAACTGGGCGCGGCCTATCGCGAATGGGGCTTTGCCGGCATCCGCCACCATGGCATCGGGCAGTCGCTGATCGACGGTTCCTACGATGTGTTCAAGCAGTTCTTCGCGCTGCCCGACGAGACCAAGCGCAAGTACCACGTCGCCGGCGGCGGCGGTGCACGCGGCTACACGCCGTTCGGCATCGAGACGGCGAAGGATTCCAAGTACTTCGACCTCAAGGAGTTCTGGCACGTCGGGCGCGAGATCCCGCGGGATTCGAAGTACGCCGACGTGATGCCGCCCAACCTGTGGCCGACGGAAGTCCCGCATTTCCGCGAGATGGCCTACGGCCTGTACGACGCGCTGGACCACCTGGGTTCGCAGGTGCTGGCGGCGCTGGCGCTGCACATCGGCTTGCCGGAGGACTACTTCGCCGACAAGACCGACTCGGGAAACTCGATCCTGCGGCCGATCCACTACCCGCCGATCACCGCCGACGACATTCCCAATGTCCGCGCCGGCGCGCATGAGGACATCAACCTGATCACGTTGCTGGTCGGTGCGAGCTCGGAAGGCCTGGAAGTGAAGTCGCGCAAGGGCGACTGGGTGCCGTTCACCGCCGATGCCGACACCATCGTGGTCAACATCGGCGACATGCTGCAGCGCCTGACCAACCACGTGTACCCGTCGACGACGCATCGCGTGGTCAACCCGCCGGGCGAAAAGGCACGCCTGCCGCGCTACTCGACGCCCTTTTTCCTGCATCCCAACCCCGACTTCCTGATCGACGTGCTGCCTTCGTGCATCACGCCGGACAATCCCAGCCGCTATCCGGAGCCGATCACCGCGCACGGCTACCTGGAAGAGCGCCTGGCGGAAATCAAGCTGAAGTAG
- the glmM gene encoding phosphoglucosamine mutase gives MTRKYFGTDGIRGRVGEGPISADFVLRLGNAYGYALHRAYEGLRDWRKPHVIIGKDTRISNYMFEAALEAGLVAAGVDVELMGPMPTPAVAHLTRSMRADGGIVISASHNPHYDNGIKFFSAHGEKLDDATELAIESALEQPFSTVASERLGKAVRTRDALGRYIEACKNSVPHGFDLGGMRIVMDCANGATYQLGPLVLRELGARVDAIGVDPNGLNINDGVGSTHPEALAQRVRETGADLGIAFDGDGDRVMFVDGEGRVRDGDDLLYVLARDWKQTGRLAGPVVGTLMTNFGLEQALERDGIGFVRAKVGDRYVHQQLVAHGGVLGGEASGHMLCLDRTGTGDGIVSALQVLEVLRRRGIGLGEALQGLDRVPQKTVNVRYAVGAVQPAEAPSVLAALNAAQAAVAGRGRAFLRPSGTEPVVRVTVEADDDALMQNTLDALAQAVRDAAQ, from the coding sequence ATGACCCGCAAATACTTCGGCACCGACGGCATCCGCGGCCGCGTGGGCGAGGGCCCGATCTCGGCCGACTTCGTCCTGCGCCTGGGCAACGCCTACGGCTACGCGCTGCACCGCGCCTACGAGGGCCTGCGCGACTGGCGCAAGCCGCACGTGATCATCGGCAAGGACACGCGGATCTCGAACTACATGTTCGAGGCGGCGCTGGAAGCCGGGCTGGTGGCCGCCGGCGTGGACGTGGAGCTGATGGGCCCGATGCCGACGCCGGCCGTGGCCCACCTCACCCGCTCGATGCGCGCCGACGGCGGCATCGTGATCTCCGCCTCGCACAACCCGCATTACGACAACGGCATCAAGTTCTTCTCCGCCCACGGCGAGAAGCTCGACGACGCCACCGAACTGGCCATCGAGAGCGCGCTGGAGCAGCCCTTCAGCACCGTGGCGTCCGAGCGGCTGGGCAAGGCCGTGCGCACGCGCGACGCGCTGGGCCGCTACATCGAGGCCTGCAAGAATTCCGTGCCGCACGGGTTCGACCTGGGCGGCATGCGCATCGTGATGGACTGCGCCAACGGCGCCACCTACCAGCTCGGTCCGCTGGTACTGCGCGAACTGGGCGCGCGCGTGGACGCGATCGGTGTCGATCCCAACGGCTTGAACATCAATGACGGCGTCGGCTCGACCCACCCCGAAGCGCTGGCGCAGCGCGTGCGCGAAACCGGCGCCGACCTGGGCATCGCCTTCGACGGCGACGGCGACCGGGTGATGTTCGTCGACGGCGAGGGCCGGGTACGCGACGGCGACGACCTGCTCTACGTGCTGGCGCGGGACTGGAAGCAGACCGGCCGCCTGGCCGGGCCCGTGGTCGGCACGCTGATGACCAACTTCGGCCTCGAGCAGGCGCTCGAGCGCGACGGCATCGGCTTCGTGCGCGCCAAGGTCGGCGACCGCTACGTGCACCAGCAGCTGGTCGCCCACGGCGGCGTCCTGGGCGGGGAGGCCTCGGGCCACATGCTGTGCCTGGACCGTACCGGTACCGGCGACGGCATCGTCAGCGCGCTGCAGGTGCTCGAAGTATTGCGCCGCCGCGGCATCGGCCTGGGCGAAGCCCTGCAAGGCCTGGACCGCGTGCCGCAGAAGACCGTCAACGTGCGCTATGCCGTGGGTGCGGTGCAGCCGGCCGAAGCGCCTTCGGTGCTGGCCGCGCTGAACGCCGCGCAGGCCGCCGTGGCCGGCCGCGGCCGCGCCTTCCTGCGTCCTTCCGGCACCGAGCCGGTGGTCCGCGTGACCGTCGAGGCCGATGACGACGCCCTGATGCAGAACACGCTGGACGCGCTGGCCCAGGCCGTGCGCGACGCGGCGCAATGA
- the accD gene encoding acetyl-CoA carboxylase, carboxyltransferase subunit beta: protein MSWLKKLMPSGIRTDSATAKRRSVPEGLWEKCDRCGVVLYRPELEENLEVCPKCSFHMPIRARARLKALFDADSMSEIGAELGPTDVLKFKDQKRYSDRIKAAQKSTGERDALIAMQGTLKGRDLVAASFDFAYMGGSMGSVVGERFARGAERALEVGCPFVCFSASGGARMQESLFSLMQMAKTSAALGRLRAKGLPYISVMTHPTTGGVSASFAMLGDINIAEPEALIGFAGPRVIEQTVREKLPEGFQRSEFLVDHGAVDQICDRRELRDRLAHLLAMMMRQPAPPEDVEAA from the coding sequence ATGTCCTGGCTGAAGAAACTCATGCCGTCCGGCATCCGCACCGATTCGGCCACGGCCAAGCGGCGCAGCGTCCCGGAGGGGCTGTGGGAGAAGTGCGATCGCTGCGGCGTGGTGCTGTACCGGCCCGAGCTCGAGGAAAACCTCGAGGTCTGCCCGAAGTGCAGCTTCCACATGCCCATCCGGGCCCGCGCCCGCCTGAAGGCGCTGTTCGATGCCGACAGCATGAGCGAGATCGGCGCCGAGCTGGGCCCGACGGACGTGCTGAAGTTCAAGGACCAGAAGCGCTATTCCGACCGCATCAAGGCCGCGCAGAAGTCCACCGGCGAGCGCGACGCGCTGATCGCCATGCAGGGCACGCTCAAGGGCCGCGACCTGGTCGCCGCCTCGTTCGACTTTGCCTACATGGGCGGCTCGATGGGCTCGGTTGTGGGCGAGCGTTTTGCCCGCGGCGCCGAACGCGCGTTGGAAGTGGGTTGCCCGTTCGTGTGCTTCTCCGCCAGCGGCGGCGCGCGCATGCAGGAAAGCCTGTTCTCGCTGATGCAGATGGCCAAGACCTCGGCCGCCCTGGGCCGCCTGCGGGCCAAGGGTCTGCCCTACATCTCGGTCATGACCCACCCCACCACCGGCGGCGTGTCGGCGTCCTTCGCGATGCTGGGCGACATCAACATCGCCGAACCGGAGGCGCTGATCGGCTTCGCCGGCCCGCGCGTGATCGAACAGACCGTGCGCGAGAAATTGCCGGAAGGCTTCCAGCGTTCGGAGTTCCTGGTCGACCACGGCGCCGTGGACCAGATCTGCGACCGCCGCGAACTGCGCGATCGCCTGGCGCACCTGCTGGCGATGATGATGCGGCAGCCGGCGCCACCGGAAGACGTGGAAGCGGCGTGA
- the trpA gene encoding tryptophan synthase subunit alpha, which produces MTRIDTRFARLKAQGRKALVPFFTAGDPSLEATVPVMHALAAAGADVIELGVPFSDPMADGPTIQRSSERALARGAGLGFVLDSVRAFRRDDADTPVVLMGYLNPIEIRGAQRFAREAVEAGVDGVLLVDLPPEEAGEFRQAFAEHGLALILLASPTTTDDRLDLLCGQASGYLYYVSFAGVTGADHLDTAAATGRLEAIRARSRVPVAAGFGIKDAASAKAMAAQADGVVVGSALVAALDGAADPVARAGEFLRELRQALDA; this is translated from the coding sequence ATGACCCGCATCGACACCCGCTTCGCCCGTCTCAAAGCGCAGGGCCGCAAGGCGCTGGTGCCGTTCTTCACCGCGGGCGATCCCTCGCTGGAAGCCACCGTGCCGGTGATGCACGCACTGGCGGCCGCCGGCGCGGACGTGATCGAACTGGGCGTGCCGTTTTCCGACCCGATGGCCGACGGTCCGACCATCCAGCGCAGCTCCGAACGCGCGCTGGCCCGCGGGGCCGGCCTGGGTTTCGTGCTCGACAGCGTGCGCGCGTTCCGCCGCGATGACGCCGATACGCCCGTGGTGCTGATGGGCTACCTCAACCCGATCGAGATCCGCGGCGCCCAGCGGTTTGCCCGCGAGGCGGTCGAGGCGGGCGTGGACGGCGTGCTGCTCGTCGACCTGCCGCCGGAAGAAGCCGGCGAGTTCCGCCAGGCCTTCGCCGAGCACGGCTTGGCGCTGATCCTGCTGGCTTCGCCGACCACCACCGACGACCGCCTGGACCTGCTGTGCGGGCAGGCGAGCGGCTATCTCTACTACGTCAGCTTTGCCGGCGTGACCGGCGCCGACCACCTGGACACGGCCGCCGCCACAGGCCGCCTGGAAGCCATCCGTGCCCGCAGCCGGGTACCGGTCGCGGCCGGGTTCGGGATCAAGGACGCCGCCTCGGCGAAGGCCATGGCCGCCCAGGCCGACGGGGTGGTCGTCGGCAGCGCCCTGGTGGCCGCGCTGGACGGCGCAGCGGACCCGGTGGCCCGGGCCGGCGAATTCCTGCGGGAGTTGCGGCAGGCGCTGGACGCCTGA
- a CDS encoding pyridoxal phosphate-dependent aminotransferase → MTPETKLPKVGTTIFTVMSQLAMEHGAVNLGQGFPDFDVPQRLVQALDRAMREGKNQYAPMTGIPALRQAIAAKTERCYGHRPDADTEVTVTSGASEAIFAAVLAVVRPGDEVIVLDPCYDCYEPAIDLAGGRAVHVPLDPATFAPDWAAIRAAVSPRTRMLMINSPHNPSGAMFTRQDIEQLTELLEGTHMWLLSDEVYEHIVFDGARHESVLRYPQLRQRAFVVSSFGKTYHCTGWKVGYCIAPPALSTEFRKVHQYNTFCTFAPAQWAFAEMIEAEPAHYDELGAFYQAKRDHFREQLLTTRLRPLPVPGGYFQLVDYSDVSDLDDVAFCRWLTVEKGVAAIPLSPFYESAPAGQRLARLCFAKNAQTLDAAIERLQKL, encoded by the coding sequence ATGACCCCGGAAACCAAGCTCCCCAAGGTCGGTACGACCATCTTCACCGTCATGTCGCAGCTGGCGATGGAGCACGGCGCGGTGAACCTGGGGCAGGGCTTCCCGGATTTCGATGTCCCGCAGCGGCTGGTCCAGGCCCTGGACCGTGCCATGCGCGAGGGCAAGAACCAGTACGCGCCGATGACCGGCATCCCCGCACTGCGCCAGGCCATCGCCGCCAAGACCGAGCGCTGCTACGGCCACCGGCCCGACGCCGACACCGAGGTCACCGTCACCTCCGGCGCCAGCGAGGCGATCTTCGCCGCGGTGCTGGCCGTGGTCCGCCCGGGCGACGAGGTCATCGTCCTGGACCCCTGCTACGACTGCTACGAACCGGCCATCGACCTGGCCGGCGGCCGCGCCGTGCACGTGCCGCTGGATCCGGCCACCTTCGCCCCCGACTGGGCCGCCATCCGCGCCGCGGTGTCGCCGCGCACGCGGATGCTGATGATCAACTCGCCGCACAACCCGTCCGGCGCCATGTTCACCCGCCAGGACATCGAGCAGCTCACCGAGCTGCTGGAAGGCACCCACATGTGGCTGCTGTCCGACGAGGTCTACGAGCACATCGTCTTCGACGGCGCCCGCCATGAATCGGTGCTGCGCTACCCGCAGCTGCGCCAGCGGGCCTTCGTGGTGTCCAGCTTCGGCAAGACCTACCACTGCACCGGCTGGAAGGTCGGCTACTGCATCGCCCCGCCGGCGCTTTCCACCGAGTTCCGCAAGGTCCACCAGTACAACACCTTCTGCACGTTCGCCCCGGCGCAATGGGCCTTCGCCGAAATGATCGAGGCCGAGCCGGCCCACTACGACGAGCTGGGCGCCTTCTACCAGGCCAAGCGCGACCACTTCCGCGAGCAGCTGCTGACCACGCGCCTGCGGCCGCTGCCCGTGCCGGGCGGCTATTTCCAGCTGGTGGACTACTCCGACGTCAGCGACCTGGACGACGTCGCCTTCTGCCGCTGGCTGACGGTGGAAAAGGGCGTGGCTGCGATCCCGCTGTCGCCGTTCTACGAGTCCGCGCCGGCCGGCCAGCGCCTGGCGCGGCTGTGCTTCGCCAAGAACGCGCAGACCCTGGACGCGGCGATCGAGCGGCTGCAGAAGCTCTGA
- a CDS encoding DUF3293 domain-containing protein, which produces MRALRIVDALELAAAYAGAEYAVVMDGDALPLRVGRPASDLEAYLPARSYALITAWNPASIPHSDAANESANAALVARLDAAGIARQPAQGYSSDGQWREPGWLLFDVGEMGLDLLAREFGQAGVLAWSHGQPVRLRMQLSRPERADELSCVDWALD; this is translated from the coding sequence ATGCGCGCGCTGCGGATCGTCGACGCCCTGGAACTGGCCGCCGCCTACGCGGGGGCCGAATACGCCGTCGTGATGGACGGCGACGCCCTGCCCCTGCGTGTGGGCCGCCCCGCCAGCGACCTGGAGGCCTACCTGCCGGCGCGCAGCTACGCCCTCATCACCGCCTGGAACCCGGCGTCCATCCCGCATTCGGACGCGGCCAACGAATCGGCCAACGCTGCCCTGGTCGCGCGACTGGATGCGGCCGGCATCGCGCGCCAGCCGGCGCAGGGCTACTCCAGCGACGGGCAGTGGCGCGAGCCGGGCTGGCTGCTGTTCGATGTCGGCGAGATGGGCCTGGACCTGCTGGCGCGCGAATTCGGCCAGGCGGGCGTGCTGGCCTGGTCGCATGGCCAGCCGGTGCGCCTGCGCATGCAGCTGTCGCGGCCCGAGCGGGCGGACGAACTGAGCTGCGTGGACTGGGCGCTGGACTGA
- the ccmA gene encoding heme ABC exporter ATP-binding protein CcmA, with amino-acid sequence MTTPAHRSESAATPERAALLEVRGLRFSRNDEPVFGPLDFDVDAGEALLVQGDNGAGKTTLLRVLAGLLRPDGGDIRLGGHALMGRARDAAERSHAMAYLGHLPALKADLSALENLEFLCGLHGRRPTQSPEAAMAVTGLAGFEDALARQLSAGQKKRLSLARLWLSPAPLWLLDEPYANLDLEGIELVNRMIQAHLHEGGATLVTTHGAYAAPPVRTKMLVMRRPAHA; translated from the coding sequence ATGACCACCCCCGCGCATCGGTCCGAATCCGCCGCCACCCCGGAACGCGCTGCGTTGCTGGAGGTGCGTGGCCTGCGTTTCAGCCGCAACGACGAACCGGTGTTCGGGCCGCTGGATTTCGACGTCGACGCGGGCGAGGCGCTGCTGGTGCAGGGCGACAACGGCGCCGGCAAGACCACCCTGCTGCGCGTGCTGGCCGGCCTGCTCCGGCCCGATGGCGGCGATATCCGCCTGGGTGGCCATGCGCTGATGGGCCGTGCCCGCGACGCGGCCGAACGGTCCCATGCCATGGCCTACCTGGGCCACCTGCCCGCCCTGAAGGCCGACCTGAGCGCGCTGGAGAACCTGGAATTCCTGTGCGGCCTGCATGGCCGCCGGCCGACCCAGTCGCCCGAAGCCGCGATGGCGGTGACCGGCCTCGCCGGCTTCGAGGACGCGCTGGCCCGCCAGCTGTCCGCCGGCCAGAAGAAGCGGCTGTCGCTGGCCCGGCTGTGGCTGTCGCCCGCCCCGCTGTGGCTGCTCGACGAGCCCTACGCCAACCTCGACCTCGAAGGGATCGAACTGGTCAACCGGATGATCCAGGCCCACCTGCACGAGGGCGGCGCCACCCTGGTCACCACCCACGGCGCCTACGCCGCGCCGCCGGTGCGCACGAAGATGCTGGTCATGCGCAGGCCCGCCCATGCGTGA
- the ccmB gene encoding heme exporter protein CcmB — protein sequence MTPGIAPTLAGAARALLVRDARLIWRRRGDALQPALFALLVVTLFALALGGEREALGRSAGAVLWLAVLLAGLLALDTLFRGDAEDGSLEQWMLAPVPLPWLVAVRTFMHWATTALPLLIATPVLAQMLHLPAAQLPAVMVSLALGTPLLSLLGAVVAALTVGMRRSGILVALLALPLYVPVLVFGAGSVAASAQGLDVTGAWLMLGAGLILALVLAPLAAAAAIRISLN from the coding sequence ATGACGCCCGGCATCGCCCCCACCCTGGCCGGCGCCGCCCGCGCCCTGCTCGTCCGCGATGCCCGCCTGATCTGGCGCCGCCGCGGTGATGCGCTGCAGCCGGCTCTGTTCGCGTTGCTGGTGGTCACCCTGTTCGCGCTGGCGCTGGGCGGCGAGCGCGAGGCGCTGGGCCGTTCGGCCGGCGCCGTGCTCTGGCTGGCCGTGCTGCTCGCCGGCCTGCTGGCGCTGGACACCCTGTTCCGCGGCGACGCCGAGGACGGCTCGCTGGAACAATGGATGCTGGCGCCGGTGCCGCTCCCCTGGCTGGTTGCGGTACGCACGTTCATGCACTGGGCGACCACCGCGCTGCCGCTGCTGATCGCCACGCCCGTGCTGGCGCAGATGCTGCACCTGCCCGCCGCGCAGCTGCCCGCGGTCATGGTGTCGCTGGCGCTGGGCACGCCGCTGCTGAGCCTGCTGGGCGCGGTGGTCGCCGCGCTGACGGTCGGAATGCGGCGCTCCGGTATACTTGTGGCCCTGCTGGCGCTGCCGCTGTACGTGCCCGTGCTGGTGTTCGGCGCCGGCAGCGTGGCCGCCTCGGCACAGGGACTGGATGTCACCGGCGCCTGGCTGATGCTGGGAGCCGGCCTGATCCTCGCCCTCGTGCTGGCGCCGCTGGCCGCGGCGGCGGCGATCCGGATCTCGCTGAACTGA
- the ccmC gene encoding heme ABC transporter permease CcmC yields MNPIVRWFHQLGSPPYFDRFAARWAPWAYGCGLLVMAVGLYLGLFRVPADYQQGDSFRILYIHVPSAWMSMAVFALMAVYAAIAQIWRIKLCEILAMACAPIGAAFTVITLATGSIWGRPMWGTWWDWDPRLTTELILLFMYLGVIGLYNAIDDRRAAARAAGFLAIVGVALLPVIRYSVVWWNSLHQGQTIRLLGDSTMDSSMIAPLVLMIVGTKLWFIGALLARSRADNLRREAGKAWVAQQATGARP; encoded by the coding sequence ATGAATCCGATCGTCCGCTGGTTCCACCAACTCGGCTCGCCCCCGTACTTCGACCGCTTCGCCGCGCGCTGGGCGCCGTGGGCCTACGGTTGCGGCCTGCTCGTCATGGCCGTGGGCCTGTATCTGGGCCTGTTCCGGGTGCCGGCGGACTACCAGCAGGGCGACAGCTTCCGCATCCTCTACATCCACGTGCCCAGCGCGTGGATGAGCATGGCCGTGTTCGCGCTCATGGCCGTCTACGCCGCGATCGCGCAGATCTGGCGCATCAAGCTGTGCGAGATCCTCGCCATGGCCTGCGCGCCGATCGGCGCCGCCTTCACCGTCATCACCCTGGCGACGGGATCGATCTGGGGCCGGCCGATGTGGGGCACCTGGTGGGACTGGGACCCACGCCTGACCACGGAACTGATCCTGCTCTTCATGTACCTGGGCGTGATCGGCCTGTACAACGCCATCGACGACCGCCGCGCCGCCGCGCGCGCCGCCGGGTTCCTGGCCATCGTCGGCGTCGCCCTGCTGCCGGTGATCCGCTATTCGGTGGTCTGGTGGAACTCCCTGCACCAGGGCCAGACGATCCGCCTGCTGGGCGATTCGACCATGGACTCCAGCATGATCGCGCCGCTGGTGCTGATGATCGTGGGCACCAAGCTGTGGTTCATCGGCGCCCTGCTCGCCCGTTCGCGCGCCGACAACCTCCGCCGCGAGGCGGGCAAGGCCTGGGTGGCGCAACAGGCCACCGGAGCGCGTCCATGA
- the ccmD gene encoding heme exporter protein CcmD, translating to MSYAGYLIAAYAVFVLVLGWDFVATHWQIRRELRNARMRAQREAARKSAPGTTPARTTDPRTELSR from the coding sequence ATGAGCTACGCGGGCTACCTGATCGCCGCCTACGCGGTGTTCGTGCTGGTGCTGGGCTGGGATTTTGTCGCCACGCACTGGCAGATCCGCCGCGAACTGCGCAATGCGCGCATGCGCGCCCAGCGCGAGGCGGCACGCAAGTCGGCGCCGGGCACGACGCCGGCACGCACCACCGATCCACGCACCGAACTGAGCCGATGA
- the ccmE gene encoding cytochrome c maturation protein CcmE → MNPVRRNRLLLILALVVAAGIAATLVTWAIQRNITYLYTPSEVLRGEAGQHARFRLGGMVAADSFKRAPGSLEAHFRVTDGDAQMPVVYNGILPDLFREKQAVIATGRMEGDRFVAEQVLAKHDETYMPKEVADKMGMAHKKHDVQAPGAAPATEMK, encoded by the coding sequence ATGAATCCCGTCCGCCGCAACCGCCTGCTGTTGATCCTCGCCCTGGTCGTCGCCGCCGGCATCGCCGCCACGCTGGTGACCTGGGCCATCCAGCGCAACATCACCTACCTCTACACGCCCAGCGAAGTGCTGCGCGGCGAGGCCGGCCAGCATGCGCGCTTCCGCCTGGGCGGGATGGTGGCCGCCGATTCGTTCAAGCGCGCGCCCGGATCACTGGAAGCGCACTTCCGGGTCACCGATGGCGATGCGCAGATGCCCGTGGTCTACAACGGCATCCTGCCCGACCTGTTCCGCGAGAAGCAGGCAGTGATCGCCACCGGCCGCATGGAAGGCGACCGCTTCGTCGCCGAGCAGGTGCTGGCCAAGCACGACGAGACATACATGCCCAAGGAAGTCGCCGACAAGATGGGCATGGCGCACAAGAAGCACGACGTGCAGGCGCCCGGCGCGGCGCCCGCCACGGAAATGAAGTAA